One window of Thermacetogenium phaeum DSM 12270 genomic DNA carries:
- a CDS encoding stalk domain-containing protein — MRKAFVLVALVAVLATSGSAPASASNPIRLCVNGQEVHSSVPPQIINGRTVVPIRFVAEALGADVAWDGATKTATITKGELQLKLKVGGKAMKNNLPVALDVPSQIVGGRLMVPLRFVAETLNCRVKWDEASRTVDIVDVERLNGWLLQFVKDNNEVMVRVFLESGADPNAQVQGITALMLAVSNNNTSIVKLLLESGADPNIKSDFGETSATPLAVASGTGNIEVVNALLSAGADPNIRDDKFGVTALILAAANGHKAVVEALLKAGADPNIRDKSGYTALRYAEGKENTEVIRLLQPVTGVPRLTAKERMELEKLKRELELSISDVEQKIQKVKSEYQYQRNLVESAYNASVENLKRQETAAVNAAVKSALSRGLGSSPLVEYERKKIEEAYAPLYEQIESEKQIRLQKIDNDERLALEPLERCLNELRNLYAEVTSRLEQQ, encoded by the coding sequence ATGAGAAAGGCTTTTGTTTTAGTTGCACTGGTTGCCGTCCTAGCTACCAGCGGGTCAGCTCCTGCCAGTGCTTCAAACCCCATTCGCCTTTGTGTTAACGGTCAGGAAGTTCATTCCAGCGTGCCGCCGCAGATAATCAACGGGCGGACGGTGGTTCCCATCCGGTTTGTAGCAGAGGCGCTGGGCGCCGATGTGGCGTGGGATGGTGCGACAAAAACGGCGACCATAACAAAAGGCGAACTCCAACTCAAGCTGAAAGTAGGCGGCAAAGCCATGAAGAACAACCTGCCGGTAGCATTGGACGTGCCCTCCCAAATAGTAGGAGGGCGGTTGATGGTGCCGCTCCGCTTCGTTGCCGAAACCTTGAACTGCAGGGTTAAGTGGGACGAGGCTAGCCGAACGGTCGATATCGTCGACGTTGAAAGACTTAACGGATGGTTGTTACAGTTCGTAAAGGACAACAACGAAGTGATGGTAAGGGTATTTCTTGAAAGCGGGGCAGATCCAAATGCTCAAGTGCAAGGCATAACAGCTCTAATGCTTGCAGTCAGCAACAACAACACGAGCATAGTAAAACTTCTGCTTGAAAGCGGCGCCGACCCGAACATCAAAAGCGATTTTGGTGAAACCAGTGCTACCCCCCTTGCAGTGGCATCAGGAACGGGCAACATCGAAGTAGTTAATGCTCTCTTGAGTGCAGGGGCCGACCCTAACATTAGAGACGACAAATTCGGTGTAACGGCACTGATACTGGCCGCTGCCAACGGCCACAAGGCGGTGGTCGAAGCACTGCTGAAAGCAGGAGCAGACCCCAACATCCGGGACAAGAGCGGGTATACAGCACTGAGATACGCCGAAGGTAAGGAGAACACGGAAGTAATAAGGTTGCTCCAGCCGGTAACTGGCGTCCCCCGGCTGACTGCTAAGGAGAGAATGGAGCTGGAGAAGCTTAAAAGAGAGCTGGAACTTTCGATAAGTGACGTGGAGCAAAAGATCCAAAAAGTAAAGAGCGAGTACCAGTACCAGCGCAATTTAGTCGAAAGCGCATACAATGCATCTGTCGAGAACCTAAAGAGACAGGAAACAGCCGCTGTCAACGCCGCCGTCAAGTCCGCCCTCTCGCGCGGGCTGGGCTCTTCTCCCCTTGTTGAGTACGAAAGAAAGAAGATAGAAGAAGCCTACGCGCCGCTTTACGAGCAAATCGAATCAGAGAAGCAAATCCGTCTACAAAAAATAGATAACGATGAAAGGTTGGCCTTAGAGCCATTAGAGAGGTGCCTGAACGAACTGAGGAACCTGTACGCTGAAGTCACTTCGAGACTGGAACAGCAGTAG